From one Burkholderia pyrrocinia genomic stretch:
- the pgaB gene encoding poly-beta-1,6-N-acetyl-D-glucosamine N-deacetylase PgaB translates to MQSRRTFMCGCLGTFAACSLFPGVTNARMIDLLPPSDPVDGKTFRVICLHDVRDNLLSSFATSTMVDPYAVDTGTLTAIFSWLQTNNYHTITVRQIEASRHGGKPLPPRAVLLTFDDGYRSHYTKVLPLLERFKYPAVMGIVTAWIDAPPDAPIRISDRIEMPRDYFMSWDEVQKVGQSNLVELACHTHNLHHGAVANPQGNELPATTSHLYLESEKRYETDAEFEARVHNDLQTCVRQIRERTGIVARSMVWPYGAENQPVRKISTSLGMDIQFSLDAGPNTPDVPLDRLRRILMMYDVDIGGFERSMREPATNRGDVDVPERVVQVDLDQVYDPDPARQETNLGKLVERIYRMQPRSVYLQAFADPKGTGVAESLYFPNRHLPMRADLFSRAAWQLNTRSNVQVYAWMPVLAFRPPSDKHRGLEAVSAYGGAPARENGSRLYRLSPFDPQARLMIQQIYEDLGKYASFSGILFSDDAVLDDYEDAGRHALSTYSQWGLPADIGKIRATPDLMSRWTRQKTRYLIDLTRQLEQIVLANQNAGDVLTARNIFALPVLQPESEAWFAQNYDDFLATYDFVALMAMPYMEQAPDPERWMDRLVDAVRAKQRGLARTVFELQSYDWRARKDIGGNALIAQMRRLRSKGAVNFGYYPDNFLNNQPDLDTMRDVMSLKSRLDPTSINALMQRQHSQGTKTP, encoded by the coding sequence ATGCAATCCAGACGGACCTTCATGTGCGGATGCCTCGGCACGTTTGCGGCCTGTTCGTTGTTCCCCGGCGTGACGAACGCGCGGATGATCGACCTGCTGCCGCCGTCCGATCCGGTCGACGGCAAGACGTTCCGCGTGATCTGCCTGCACGACGTGCGCGACAACCTGCTGTCGTCGTTCGCCACGTCGACGATGGTCGATCCGTACGCGGTCGACACCGGCACGCTGACGGCCATCTTCTCGTGGCTGCAGACCAACAACTACCACACCATCACGGTCAGGCAAATCGAGGCGTCGCGGCACGGCGGCAAGCCGCTGCCGCCGCGCGCGGTGCTGCTCACGTTCGACGACGGCTACCGCAGCCACTACACGAAAGTCCTGCCGCTGCTCGAACGCTTCAAGTATCCGGCCGTGATGGGCATCGTCACCGCGTGGATCGACGCGCCGCCGGATGCGCCGATCAGGATCAGCGACAGGATCGAGATGCCGCGCGACTACTTCATGTCGTGGGACGAGGTGCAGAAGGTCGGCCAGTCGAACCTCGTCGAGCTCGCGTGCCACACGCACAACCTCCACCACGGCGCGGTCGCGAATCCGCAGGGCAACGAGTTGCCGGCCACCACGTCGCACCTGTACCTCGAAAGCGAGAAACGCTATGAAACCGACGCCGAGTTCGAAGCCCGCGTGCACAACGACCTGCAGACATGCGTGCGGCAGATTCGCGAACGCACCGGCATCGTCGCACGCTCGATGGTCTGGCCATACGGCGCTGAGAACCAGCCCGTGCGCAAGATCTCGACGTCGCTCGGCATGGACATCCAGTTCAGCCTCGACGCCGGCCCGAATACGCCGGACGTGCCGCTCGACCGGCTGAGGCGGATCCTGATGATGTACGACGTCGACATCGGCGGGTTCGAGCGGTCGATGCGCGAGCCGGCGACCAACCGCGGCGACGTCGATGTCCCCGAGCGTGTCGTGCAGGTCGATCTCGACCAGGTCTACGATCCCGATCCGGCGCGGCAGGAAACGAATCTCGGCAAGCTCGTCGAGCGCATCTACCGGATGCAGCCGAGATCGGTGTACCTGCAGGCGTTCGCCGATCCGAAGGGCACGGGCGTCGCGGAATCGCTGTACTTCCCGAACCGGCACCTGCCGATGCGCGCCGACCTGTTCTCTCGCGCCGCGTGGCAGCTCAACACGCGCTCGAACGTTCAGGTCTACGCATGGATGCCGGTGCTCGCGTTCCGCCCGCCGTCCGACAAGCATCGCGGGCTCGAAGCCGTCAGCGCGTACGGCGGCGCGCCTGCGCGCGAAAACGGCTCGCGCCTGTACCGCCTGAGCCCGTTCGACCCGCAGGCGCGGCTGATGATCCAGCAGATCTACGAGGATCTCGGCAAGTACGCGTCGTTCAGCGGCATCCTGTTCAGCGACGACGCCGTGCTCGACGATTACGAGGATGCCGGCCGGCACGCGCTGAGCACGTATTCGCAGTGGGGGCTGCCGGCCGACATCGGCAAGATCCGCGCGACGCCGGACCTGATGAGCCGCTGGACGCGGCAGAAGACGCGCTACCTGATCGACCTGACGCGCCAGCTCGAACAGATCGTGCTCGCGAACCAGAACGCGGGCGACGTGCTGACCGCGCGCAACATCTTCGCGCTGCCGGTACTGCAACCCGAGTCCGAAGCGTGGTTCGCGCAGAACTACGACGACTTCCTCGCCACCTACGACTTCGTCGCGCTGATGGCGATGCCGTACATGGAACAGGCGCCGGACCCCGAGCGCTGGATGGACCGGCTCGTCGACGCCGTGCGCGCGAAACAGCGCGGCCTCGCGCGCACCGTGTTCGAACTGCAGTCGTACGACTGGCGCGCACGCAAGGACATCGGCGGCAACGCGCTGATCGCGCAGATGCGGCGGCTGCGCAGCAAGGGCGCGGTGAACTTCGGCTACTACCCGGACAACTTCCTGAACAACCAGCCGGATCTCGACACGATGCGCGACGTGATGTCGCTGAAGTCGCGCCTCGATCCGACGTCGATCAACGCGCTGATGCAGAGACAGCATTCGCAGGGGACGAAAACACCATGA
- the pgaC gene encoding poly-beta-1,6-N-acetyl-D-glucosamine synthase gives MTTHGIIQRLQDFVFYYPFFMSYLWMIGGVVHYFLLEEGRVLSTRTIASSGIPKISIVVPCFNEAANARSVIGHLNAMQYPNYDIIAVNDGSKDRTGEILNELAVEIPRLLVIHHARNEGKAVGLTTAAAVSNAEYLLCIDGDSLLAHDAIGWMLEHFLTDPGVGAVTGNPRIRTRTSLLGRMQVGEFSSIVGLIKRTQQVYGRIFTVSGVITMFRKTALADVGYWSSDMLTEDIDISWKLQCRDWRVVYEPHALSWILMPETLKGLYRQRLRWAKGGIQVLMKYAGTLARPTQMMMWPLFIEYLIGIAWAYSMSFILLLALVDVFHPLPQSWHVSVVPHWHGMLLVATCILQLIVGSMIDRRYDEKLLMYFLDTVWYPVAFWLISMITTVVALPAIVLRGRGKRAVWVSPDRGIQHEERTDY, from the coding sequence ATGACGACCCACGGCATCATCCAGCGCCTGCAGGATTTCGTCTTCTACTACCCGTTCTTCATGTCGTATCTGTGGATGATCGGCGGCGTCGTGCACTACTTCCTGCTCGAAGAGGGCCGCGTGCTGTCGACGCGGACGATCGCGTCGAGCGGCATCCCGAAGATCTCGATCGTCGTGCCCTGCTTCAACGAAGCCGCGAACGCGCGCAGCGTGATCGGCCACCTGAACGCGATGCAGTACCCGAACTACGACATCATCGCGGTCAACGACGGCAGCAAGGATCGCACCGGCGAGATCCTCAACGAACTGGCCGTGGAGATCCCGCGGCTGCTCGTGATCCATCACGCGCGCAACGAAGGCAAGGCGGTCGGGCTCACGACCGCGGCGGCCGTGTCGAACGCGGAATACCTGCTGTGCATCGACGGCGATTCGCTGCTCGCGCACGACGCGATCGGCTGGATGCTCGAGCACTTCCTGACCGACCCGGGCGTCGGCGCCGTGACCGGCAACCCGCGCATCCGCACGCGCACGTCGCTGCTCGGCCGCATGCAGGTCGGCGAATTCTCGTCGATCGTCGGGCTGATCAAGCGCACGCAGCAGGTCTATGGCCGCATCTTCACGGTGTCGGGCGTGATCACGATGTTCCGCAAGACCGCGCTCGCCGACGTCGGCTACTGGAGCTCGGACATGCTGACCGAGGACATCGACATCAGCTGGAAGCTGCAGTGCCGCGACTGGCGCGTCGTGTACGAGCCGCATGCGCTGAGCTGGATCCTGATGCCCGAAACGCTGAAGGGACTGTACCGGCAGCGGTTGCGCTGGGCGAAAGGCGGCATCCAGGTGCTGATGAAGTATGCGGGCACGCTCGCGCGGCCGACACAGATGATGATGTGGCCGCTGTTCATCGAGTACCTGATCGGCATCGCGTGGGCCTACTCGATGTCGTTCATCCTGCTGCTCGCGCTCGTCGACGTGTTCCATCCTTTGCCGCAGAGCTGGCACGTATCGGTCGTGCCGCACTGGCACGGGATGCTGCTGGTCGCAACCTGCATCCTGCAACTGATCGTCGGCAGCATGATCGATCGTCGTTACGACGAAAAACTCCTGATGTATTTCCTGGACACCGTCTGGTATCCCGTGGCCTTCTGGCTGATCAGCATGATCACCACCGTCGTCGCCCTGCCCGCCATCGTGCTGCGGGGCCGCGGCAAGCGGGCCGTATGGGTCAGCCCCGACCGAGGCATTCAACATGAAGAACGCACCGATTATTGA
- the glmS gene encoding glutamine--fructose-6-phosphate transaminase (isomerizing), with translation MCGIVGASGLNNQVPQLVNALSRLEYRGYDSCGIAVQDGGRLLSERTLRRVTDLQDRVLTLGLEAQTCIAHTRWATHGAPSEMNAHPIMSGDMIAVVHNGIIENHDALRAELRQRGYAFRGETDTEVIAHLIHSIYRDDLFDAVMHAVKRLHGAYAIAVLSAREPQRLVAARAGSPLVIGIGAEQNYLASDCAALGDLTDRFIYLEDGDVALITPERIAVVDSGGHEAQRPLCQVKARDGDAALGPYQHFMQKEIFEQPKAIASTLDGIDTISPALFDASDSTRALLSRVRSVLLLGCGTSYYAGLTAKYWLESIAGVPAQVEIASEYRYRDTVADPRTLVVGISQSGETADTIGAIERAREMGQELSIAICNVATSTIARNAPLRFLTRAGIELGVASTKAFTTQLVALFVLTLTLAQLRGRLDAAQVATHLKQLHALPERIGHALALETQIMGWAAKFARTENALFLGRGIHFPIAMEGALKLKEVSYIHAEGYAAGELKHGPLALVTSAMPVVTIAPDDRLFQKLKSNMAEVRARGGRLYVLAGNQLEIDADRDTHLIRVRESGDLLSPIVNVVPLQLLAYHVGCARGADVDKPRNLAKSVTVE, from the coding sequence ATGTGCGGAATCGTCGGAGCAAGCGGCCTGAACAATCAGGTGCCGCAACTGGTCAATGCGCTGAGCCGGCTCGAGTATCGCGGCTACGATTCGTGCGGCATCGCCGTGCAGGACGGCGGACGCCTGCTCAGCGAACGCACGCTGCGGCGCGTCACGGACCTGCAGGATCGTGTGCTGACGCTCGGCCTCGAAGCGCAGACCTGCATCGCGCATACGCGCTGGGCGACGCACGGTGCGCCGTCCGAGATGAACGCGCATCCGATCATGTCGGGCGACATGATCGCGGTCGTGCACAACGGCATCATCGAGAACCACGACGCGCTGCGCGCCGAGCTGCGGCAGCGCGGCTACGCGTTTCGCGGCGAAACCGACACCGAGGTGATCGCACACCTGATCCACAGCATCTATCGCGACGACCTGTTCGACGCCGTCATGCACGCCGTCAAGCGGCTGCACGGTGCGTACGCGATCGCGGTCCTGAGCGCGCGCGAGCCGCAGCGCCTCGTCGCCGCGCGCGCCGGCTCGCCGCTCGTGATCGGCATCGGCGCCGAACAGAACTACCTCGCGTCGGACTGCGCGGCGCTCGGCGACCTGACCGACCGTTTCATCTACCTGGAGGACGGCGACGTCGCGCTGATCACGCCGGAGCGCATCGCAGTGGTCGACTCGGGCGGGCACGAAGCGCAACGCCCGCTGTGCCAGGTGAAGGCGCGCGACGGCGACGCCGCGCTCGGCCCGTACCAGCACTTCATGCAGAAGGAGATCTTCGAGCAACCGAAGGCGATCGCCAGCACGCTCGACGGCATCGACACGATTTCACCGGCGCTGTTCGACGCGAGCGACAGCACGCGAGCGCTGCTGTCGCGCGTTCGGAGCGTGCTGCTGCTCGGCTGCGGCACCAGCTACTACGCGGGCCTGACCGCGAAATACTGGCTCGAAAGCATCGCGGGCGTGCCGGCGCAGGTCGAGATCGCCAGCGAATACCGCTACCGCGACACCGTGGCCGATCCGCGCACGCTCGTCGTCGGCATCTCGCAGTCGGGCGAGACGGCCGACACGATCGGCGCGATCGAGCGTGCGCGCGAGATGGGCCAGGAACTGTCGATAGCGATCTGCAACGTCGCGACCAGCACGATCGCGCGCAACGCGCCGCTGCGGTTCCTGACGCGGGCCGGCATCGAGCTCGGCGTCGCGTCGACCAAGGCGTTCACGACGCAGCTCGTCGCGCTGTTCGTGCTGACGCTGACGCTCGCGCAGTTGCGCGGCCGGCTCGACGCCGCACAGGTCGCGACGCACCTGAAGCAGCTGCATGCGCTGCCCGAGCGCATCGGCCACGCGCTCGCGCTGGAAACGCAGATCATGGGCTGGGCCGCGAAGTTCGCGCGCACCGAGAACGCGCTGTTCCTCGGGCGCGGCATTCATTTCCCGATCGCGATGGAAGGCGCGCTGAAGCTCAAGGAGGTGTCGTACATCCACGCGGAAGGTTATGCGGCCGGCGAGCTGAAGCATGGGCCGCTCGCGCTCGTCACGAGCGCGATGCCGGTCGTCACGATCGCGCCGGACGACCGCCTGTTCCAGAAGCTGAAGTCCAACATGGCCGAGGTGCGCGCGCGCGGCGGGCGGCTCTACGTGCTCGCCGGCAACCAGCTCGAGATCGACGCCGACCGCGATACGCACCTGATCCGCGTGCGCGAATCGGGCGACCTGCTGTCGCCGATCGTCAACGTGGTCCCGCTGCAGTTGCTCGCGTATCACGTCGGCTGCGCGCGCGGCGCCGACGTCGACAAGCCGCGCAACCTCGCGAAATCGGTGACCGTCGAATGA
- a CDS encoding c-type cytochrome translates to MLKRQWFSLVLLTVCLIGQRASAQSTLELETDGTARALTRQTLLARPDATEIHVPHDIAYGRPMTFRAVPFAALLGDTPLPADGVLETRASDGFAAQLPLDLVRRRAPAGAVAWLAIEDSAHPWPKLPGKQVSAGPFYLVWLGPDASSVRGEQWPYQIVRVTIESSPVARWPSLAVDPALPENDPARAGQHLFVTQCLACHRVDGAGSSHAGPDLNAPMNPVDYFQPAALRRYIRNPASVRDWPGRSMPAFPPDQLSDRELDQIVAYLAYMARRKADK, encoded by the coding sequence ATGCTGAAGCGCCAGTGGTTTTCGCTTGTGCTGCTGACGGTTTGCCTGATCGGACAACGCGCGTCGGCCCAGTCCACGCTCGAGCTCGAGACCGACGGCACGGCCCGCGCCCTCACGCGGCAGACGCTGCTCGCGCGCCCCGATGCGACGGAGATCCACGTGCCGCACGACATCGCATACGGCCGGCCGATGACATTCCGCGCCGTGCCGTTCGCCGCACTGCTCGGCGACACGCCGCTGCCGGCCGACGGCGTGCTCGAAACGCGCGCGTCCGACGGCTTCGCCGCGCAACTGCCGCTGGATCTCGTGCGCCGCCGCGCGCCGGCTGGCGCCGTCGCATGGCTCGCGATCGAGGATTCGGCCCATCCATGGCCGAAGCTGCCCGGCAAGCAGGTCAGCGCCGGGCCGTTCTATCTCGTGTGGCTCGGGCCGGATGCGTCGTCCGTGCGCGGCGAGCAGTGGCCGTACCAGATCGTGCGCGTCACGATCGAATCGTCGCCGGTCGCGCGCTGGCCGTCGCTCGCCGTCGATCCCGCGCTGCCCGAAAACGATCCGGCCCGCGCGGGCCAGCACCTGTTCGTCACGCAATGCCTCGCGTGCCACCGCGTCGACGGCGCGGGCAGCAGCCATGCCGGCCCCGACCTGAACGCACCGATGAATCCGGTCGACTACTTCCAGCCCGCCGCGCTGCGCCGCTACATCCGCAACCCGGCATCGGTGCGCGACTGGCCGGGCCGGAGCATGCCGGCGTTTCCGCCCGATCAGTTGAGCGACCGGGAACTCGACCAGATCGTCGCGTATCTCGCGTATATGGCGCGGCGCAAGGCGGACAAGTAA
- a CDS encoding GNAT family N-acetyltransferase has product MTSGDTLFTIASIEAAQTHPLRAMVLLNGDLNACELPGDHAPTTLHVGVCDPSGIVAVASLCEEPRDDDRARPAWRLRGMAVDPAVRGMGFGRVLVQVCVRHAEERGAALVWCTARESAYRFYEKLGFAADGAPVTMPGRTDTAFHVMRRYIDRHAPPA; this is encoded by the coding sequence ATGACGTCAGGCGACACGCTGTTCACCATCGCATCGATCGAGGCCGCGCAGACGCACCCGCTCAGGGCGATGGTCCTGCTGAACGGCGATCTGAACGCGTGCGAACTGCCCGGCGACCATGCGCCGACGACGCTGCACGTCGGTGTATGCGACCCGTCGGGCATCGTCGCGGTCGCGTCGCTCTGCGAGGAACCGCGCGACGACGACCGTGCGCGGCCGGCGTGGCGACTTCGCGGAATGGCCGTCGACCCTGCCGTGCGCGGCATGGGCTTCGGGCGCGTGCTGGTGCAGGTGTGCGTGCGGCACGCGGAGGAACGCGGTGCCGCGCTCGTGTGGTGCACGGCACGTGAATCAGCGTACCGCTTCTACGAAAAGCTCGGCTTTGCAGCCGATGGCGCGCCGGTGACGATGCCGGGGCGCACCGATACCGCGTTCCATGTGATGCGGCGATACATCGATCGGCACGCGCCGCCTGCCTGA
- a CDS encoding Zn-dependent hydrolase, whose protein sequence is MRDDNVSAPRVDSDRLWASLDRMAQIGATPKGGVCRLALTDLDRESRDLFVQWARDAGCTVRVDRMGNVFARRAGRNPDAAPVLTGSHADSQPTGGRYDGIYGVLGGLEVVRALNDAGIETERPIDVVIWTNEEGSRFAPAMISAGVFSGVYTLEYGLSRTDGAGKTIGEELARIGYAGAEPVGGYPVHAAYELHIEQGAILERAGKTIGVVTAGQGQRWYEVTLTGVDAHAGTTPMEFRRDALVGAARMISFIDALGRRYAPYARATVGMIDARPNSRNTVPGGCFFTVEFRHPDDAVLDELDAALRAELARVAEESGLGAQIEQIFKYPPIPFAPRCIDAVRDAARALGLSHMDIVSGAGHDACYVARVAPAGMIFVPCVDGLSHNEAEAITPEWAAAGADVLLRAVLQSAEEA, encoded by the coding sequence ATGCGTGACGACAACGTGAGCGCGCCGCGCGTCGACAGCGACCGCCTGTGGGCGTCACTCGACCGGATGGCGCAGATCGGCGCGACGCCGAAGGGCGGCGTCTGCCGTCTCGCGCTGACCGATCTCGATCGCGAGTCGCGCGACCTGTTCGTGCAGTGGGCGCGCGACGCCGGTTGCACGGTGCGCGTGGACCGGATGGGCAACGTGTTCGCGCGCCGCGCGGGCCGCAATCCCGACGCCGCGCCGGTACTGACGGGATCGCACGCCGATTCGCAGCCGACGGGTGGCCGCTACGACGGCATCTACGGCGTGCTCGGCGGGCTCGAGGTCGTGCGCGCGCTGAACGACGCGGGCATCGAGACCGAACGCCCGATCGACGTCGTGATCTGGACCAACGAGGAAGGTTCGCGTTTCGCGCCGGCGATGATCTCGGCCGGCGTGTTCTCGGGCGTCTATACGCTCGAATACGGGCTGTCGCGTACCGACGGCGCAGGCAAGACGATCGGCGAGGAACTGGCGCGAATCGGCTACGCGGGCGCCGAGCCCGTCGGCGGTTATCCGGTGCATGCGGCGTACGAACTGCATATCGAGCAAGGCGCGATTCTCGAACGGGCCGGCAAGACGATCGGCGTCGTGACGGCCGGGCAGGGGCAGCGCTGGTATGAGGTGACGCTCACCGGTGTCGACGCGCACGCGGGCACGACACCGATGGAATTCCGTCGCGACGCGCTGGTCGGCGCCGCGCGGATGATCTCGTTCATCGACGCGCTCGGCCGCCGTTACGCGCCGTACGCGCGCGCGACGGTCGGGATGATCGACGCGCGGCCGAATTCGCGCAACACGGTGCCGGGCGGCTGTTTCTTCACGGTCGAATTCCGTCACCCCGACGATGCGGTGCTCGACGAACTGGACGCGGCGCTGCGCGCGGAACTCGCGCGCGTGGCGGAAGAGTCCGGCCTCGGCGCGCAGATCGAACAGATCTTCAAGTACCCGCCGATCCCGTTCGCGCCGCGCTGCATCGACGCGGTGCGTGACGCGGCCCGGGCGCTCGGGCTGTCGCACATGGATATCGTGTCCGGTGCGGGCCATGACGCGTGCTACGTTGCGCGCGTCGCGCCGGCCGGGATGATCTTCGTGCCGTGCGTCGACGGGCTGAGCCACAACGAAGCCGAAGCGATTACGCCGGAATGGGCGGCGGCGGGTGCCGACGTGTTGTTGCGTGCGGTATTGCAGAGCGCGGAGGAAGCCTGA
- a CDS encoding L-2-amino-thiazoline-4-carboxylic acid hydrolase, which produces MTEPTQTSAAAPEDTRLGILARRRIEAEIIKPIYEIMKREFGAERAQAVIAEAVRGAAVDAGRTFAAQEPDGTSVKSFIALQVLWEKDDALDVEVRRADDAHYDYDVHRCSYAEMYHAMGLGEIGHLLSCARDSYFIQGYAPGIALTRTSTIMQGGKRCDFRYALQRAPENGDA; this is translated from the coding sequence ATGACCGAACCGACCCAGACATCCGCCGCCGCACCCGAGGACACGCGCCTCGGGATCCTCGCGCGGCGCCGCATCGAAGCGGAAATCATCAAGCCGATCTACGAGATCATGAAACGCGAGTTCGGCGCCGAGCGCGCGCAGGCCGTGATCGCGGAAGCCGTGCGCGGCGCAGCCGTCGACGCGGGCCGCACGTTCGCCGCGCAGGAGCCGGACGGCACGAGCGTGAAGTCGTTCATCGCGCTGCAGGTGCTGTGGGAGAAGGACGATGCGCTCGACGTCGAGGTGCGGCGTGCGGACGACGCGCACTACGACTACGACGTGCATCGCTGCAGCTACGCGGAGATGTATCACGCGATGGGGCTCGGCGAGATCGGCCACCTGCTGAGCTGCGCGCGCGACAGCTATTTCATCCAGGGTTATGCGCCGGGCATCGCGCTCACGCGTACGAGCACGATCATGCAGGGCGGCAAGCGCTGCGATTTCCGCTACGCGCTGCAGCGCGCGCCGGAGAACGGCGATGCGTGA
- a CDS encoding branched-chain amino acid ABC transporter substrate-binding protein: MKIPFLHASLVFSAAALVASVPAFAQSAPQTILIGLAAPLTGPSARIGKDLQNGAQLAIDDANAKHPTIGGKPVVYKLVAADDQSDPRTAVAVAQQLVDQHVIGVVGHWNTGCSVPASRVYRDAGIPQIAPASTGHQYTQQGYATAFRIMGHDDAGGTFTGAYAVKTLKAKRVAVIDDRTSFGAGLADQFIKGVQANGGAIVDRQYVNDKTTDFSGVLTAIKGKRADLVFFGGLDAQAAPIARRMRQLGVNAPLLGAGGFVSQTFLSLAGKDGDGVTALEPGLPLERMPGGNAFDTQYQARFRVPIELHAPFAYDAAATLIAAAQKAGTTQPAKLVAAVRAIDRPGVTGRIAFDGEGNLKDPAFTIYQVRGGKWTVVDVLGGTRTATK, from the coding sequence ATGAAAATCCCCTTCCTTCACGCCAGCCTCGTTTTCTCGGCGGCCGCCCTGGTCGCCTCCGTTCCCGCGTTCGCGCAATCCGCGCCGCAGACGATCTTGATCGGTCTCGCCGCGCCGCTCACCGGCCCGTCCGCGCGTATCGGCAAGGACCTGCAGAACGGCGCGCAACTCGCGATCGACGACGCGAATGCCAAGCATCCGACCATCGGCGGCAAGCCGGTCGTCTACAAGCTCGTCGCGGCCGACGACCAGTCCGATCCGCGCACGGCCGTCGCGGTCGCGCAGCAGCTCGTCGACCAGCACGTGATCGGCGTCGTCGGTCACTGGAACACGGGCTGCAGCGTGCCGGCGTCGCGCGTGTATCGCGATGCGGGCATTCCGCAGATCGCGCCGGCGTCCACCGGCCATCAATACACGCAGCAGGGCTACGCAACGGCGTTCCGCATCATGGGTCACGACGATGCGGGCGGCACCTTCACCGGCGCGTATGCGGTGAAGACGCTGAAGGCGAAGCGCGTCGCGGTGATCGACGATCGCACGTCGTTCGGCGCGGGGCTGGCCGACCAGTTCATCAAGGGCGTGCAGGCGAACGGCGGCGCGATCGTCGATCGCCAGTACGTGAACGACAAGACGACCGACTTCAGTGGCGTGCTGACCGCGATCAAGGGCAAGCGCGCGGATCTCGTGTTCTTCGGCGGCCTCGATGCACAGGCCGCGCCGATCGCGCGCCGGATGCGCCAGCTCGGCGTGAACGCGCCGCTGCTCGGCGCGGGCGGCTTCGTGAGCCAGACCTTCCTGTCGCTCGCGGGCAAGGACGGCGACGGCGTCACGGCGCTCGAACCGGGCCTGCCGCTCGAGCGGATGCCGGGCGGCAACGCGTTCGACACGCAATACCAGGCACGTTTCCGCGTACCGATCGAACTGCACGCGCCGTTCGCGTACGACGCGGCGGCCACGCTGATCGCGGCCGCGCAGAAGGCCGGCACGACGCAGCCGGCAAAGCTGGTCGCGGCGGTCCGTGCGATCGACCGGCCCGGCGTGACGGGCCGGATTGCGTTCGACGGCGAAGGCAACCTGAAGGATCCGGCCTTCACGATCTACCAGGTGCGCGGCGGCAAGTGGACCGTCGTCGACGTGCTCGGCGGCACGCGCACCGCGACCAAATAA
- a CDS encoding LysR substrate-binding domain-containing protein translates to MKNIEQLPHDPPLRAVRAFEAFARLGSVTAAAGELDITPSAVSHQLQLLEAFIQTPLTVREGRLLALTDEGRDYYRSISAAFSVLRSATRFVRDRSSLRQITVSLIPLLGIGWFIPRLHAFLADNTDVDVTVLYAHHRNYRSDASDLSIRFGTGDWPGYRCERLLPGAMVPMCSPSFLKRHGPFRTPADLARAPLVHDEDRSTWVNWLQGAGVRHVSHAVGPMFEDGQLTLSAARADLGAALLRAPLVERELANGELVQLFDHALDDGRDYYLCTREDADMPDGARRLAAWLRRMAGI, encoded by the coding sequence ATGAAAAATATCGAACAATTGCCGCACGATCCGCCGTTGCGCGCGGTGCGTGCGTTCGAAGCGTTTGCTCGTCTCGGGTCGGTCACCGCGGCGGCGGGCGAACTCGACATCACACCATCGGCGGTCAGCCATCAGCTGCAACTGCTCGAAGCGTTCATCCAGACGCCACTGACGGTGCGCGAGGGCCGGCTGCTCGCGCTCACCGATGAAGGACGCGACTACTACCGCTCGATCAGCGCCGCGTTCTCGGTGCTGCGCAGCGCGACGCGCTTCGTGCGCGACCGGTCGTCGCTGCGGCAGATCACAGTCAGCCTGATCCCGTTGCTCGGCATTGGCTGGTTCATTCCACGGCTGCACGCGTTCCTGGCCGACAACACGGATGTCGACGTGACCGTGCTGTATGCGCATCACCGCAACTACCGAAGCGATGCGTCGGACCTGTCGATCCGCTTCGGCACCGGCGACTGGCCCGGCTACCGCTGCGAGCGGCTGCTGCCGGGCGCGATGGTGCCGATGTGCAGCCCGTCGTTCCTGAAGCGCCACGGGCCGTTCCGCACGCCGGCCGATCTCGCGCGCGCGCCGCTCGTGCACGACGAGGATCGCAGCACGTGGGTCAACTGGCTGCAGGGCGCCGGCGTGCGGCATGTGTCGCACGCGGTCGGGCCGATGTTCGAAGATGGTCAGTTGACGTTGAGCGCGGCACGCGCGGATCTCGGCGCCGCGCTGCTGCGCGCGCCGCTGGTCGAGCGCGAACTGGCGAACGGGGAACTCGTGCAGCTGTTCGATCACGCGCTCGACGACGGGCGCGATTACTACCTGTGCACGCGCGAGGACGCGGACATGCCGGACGGGGCACGGCGGCTGGCGGCGTGGTTGAGGAGGATGGCGGGGATTTGA
- a CDS encoding ribbon-helix-helix protein, CopG family, with amino-acid sequence MSRILVDLSDGQLDELAVIVETERRPRAAIIRDAIDAYIALHKRPLADDVFGLWKDRTVDGLAYQEEMRSEW; translated from the coding sequence ATGAGCCGGATTCTGGTTGATCTGTCGGATGGCCAGCTCGACGAGTTGGCCGTCATCGTCGAGACTGAACGTCGTCCCCGCGCCGCGATCATCCGCGACGCGATTGATGCCTACATTGCCCTGCACAAGCGCCCGCTCGCCGACGACGTATTCGGTCTCTGGAAAGATCGCACGGTCGATGGGCTCGCGTATCAGGAGGAAATGCGCTCGGAATGGTAA